One part of the Georgfuchsia toluolica genome encodes these proteins:
- a CDS encoding acyl-CoA dehydrogenase family protein, which produces MADYTPPLRDMRFILEDMGYLGEVAVLPGQEEITADVTFAILEEAGKFAAAMLAPLNRSGDREGCRLQNNVVTTPKGWKDAYAAYREAGWTGVAGPQEFGGQNLAKIVATPLQEMWQSANLAFSLLPLLSFGAIDALLRTASTELKHKYLPKMIDGTWSGTMNLTEPQAGSDLGAVRTRAEPQPDGSYRISGQKIFITYGEHDCTENIIHLVLARLPDAPPGVKGISLFVVPKFLVNADGSLGARNDVKCVSIEHKLGIHASPTCVMAYGDEGGAVGHLVGSANRGLEHMFVMMNEARFSVGLQGIAVAERSYQQALAYARERIQGHDAVSGEHDVAIIRHPDVRRMLLLMKSRTQAARMLAYAVAAQFDRALHHADAEARKQSQALVDLLIPVVKAWSTEIGNESVQLGVQIHGGMGFIEETGAAQHLRDARILTIYEGTTGIQALDLLGRKLARDGGESLKLLIGTMLRDAEALAAAPLPEAAALAPALKNAIDTLGKGGHSLLVTGMGNMGAALGVAVPFLHLTGVVCGAWQWGRATTAAAKAIQAGSTDADYYRSQIALAQFYFSHVASSAAGLAQTVAQGGSEVSAFPDQGF; this is translated from the coding sequence ATGGCTGACTACACCCCCCCCTTGCGCGATATGCGCTTTATTCTCGAAGACATGGGCTACCTCGGCGAGGTCGCCGTTCTTCCTGGCCAGGAGGAAATCACGGCAGATGTCACGTTTGCGATTCTCGAGGAAGCCGGTAAATTTGCCGCCGCAATGCTCGCCCCGCTCAATCGCAGCGGTGACCGCGAGGGTTGCCGTCTTCAGAACAACGTCGTCACCACGCCCAAGGGCTGGAAGGATGCCTACGCCGCCTACCGCGAAGCGGGCTGGACCGGCGTTGCAGGGCCGCAGGAATTCGGGGGACAAAATCTCGCCAAGATAGTCGCCACACCGCTGCAGGAAATGTGGCAATCGGCAAACCTTGCTTTTTCGCTACTGCCGCTGCTGAGCTTCGGCGCCATTGATGCCTTGTTGCGCACCGCCTCCACCGAACTCAAGCACAAGTACCTGCCGAAGATGATCGACGGCACCTGGAGCGGTACCATGAACCTGACCGAGCCGCAGGCCGGTTCCGACCTCGGCGCCGTGCGCACGCGCGCCGAGCCTCAACCCGACGGCAGCTACCGCATTTCCGGGCAGAAAATCTTTATCACTTATGGCGAACACGATTGCACCGAAAACATCATCCATCTGGTGCTGGCGCGCCTGCCCGATGCGCCGCCCGGCGTGAAGGGCATCTCGCTGTTCGTGGTGCCGAAGTTCCTCGTCAATGCTGATGGTTCGCTTGGCGCCCGCAACGACGTGAAATGCGTTTCCATCGAGCACAAGCTCGGCATCCATGCCAGCCCGACCTGCGTCATGGCCTACGGCGATGAAGGCGGGGCGGTCGGCCATCTGGTGGGCAGCGCCAACCGCGGCCTCGAACACATGTTTGTGATGATGAACGAGGCGCGCTTTTCCGTCGGCCTGCAGGGCATCGCCGTCGCCGAGCGATCTTATCAACAAGCACTGGCCTATGCGCGCGAACGCATACAGGGGCATGATGCCGTGAGCGGCGAGCATGACGTTGCCATCATCCGCCACCCCGACGTGCGGCGCATGCTGCTCTTGATGAAATCGCGTACCCAGGCCGCGCGCATGCTGGCCTATGCCGTGGCGGCCCAATTCGACAGGGCGCTGCACCACGCCGATGCAGAGGCCCGCAAGCAAAGCCAGGCGCTGGTCGATCTGCTGATTCCAGTGGTCAAGGCGTGGAGCACCGAGATCGGCAATGAGTCGGTCCAGCTTGGCGTACAGATTCACGGTGGCATGGGTTTCATCGAAGAAACAGGCGCCGCGCAGCATCTGCGCGATGCGCGCATTCTCACCATCTACGAAGGCACCACCGGCATCCAGGCGCTCGACCTGCTCGGGCGCAAGCTGGCGCGCGACGGAGGCGAGAGCCTGAAACTGCTGATCGGCACCATGCTGCGTGATGCCGAAGCGCTGGCGGCGGCACCTTTGCCCGAAGCCGCTGCGCTGGCGCCCGCACTGAAAAATGCGATCGACACGCTGGGCAAGGGTGGGCACAGTTTGCTGGTTACCGGCATGGGCAACATGGGCGCGGCATTGGGCGTGGCCGTACCTTTCCTGCATCTGACCGGCGTTGTCTGTGGCGCCTGGCAGTGGGGACGCGCCACGACTGCCGCCGCAAAGGCCATCCAGGCGGGCAGTACCGATGCGGACTATTACCGCTCGCAAATCGCACTGGCCCAGTTTTATTTCAGCCACGTCGCCAGTTCGGCTGCAGGACTTGCACAAACCGTGGCGCAAGGCGGCAGCGAGGTAAGCGCGTTTCCCGATCAGGGTTTCTGA
- a CDS encoding diguanylate cyclase domain-containing protein: MSQQDLELREKFLFTLEWLLAVTERYTGHVQFGLIHIDFVNPRVLGDAFGAQEASKKLDEVLHCLSKSFRKTDLVMRDGVDFWILVPYTAADGRLAEKVKDIIEIASQSGLHLVERDISIFSLPFNKRELEQNCSATEFLAHLKKNHIALANHVISLPPGSTFSTMAKARA; this comes from the coding sequence ATGTCACAACAAGACCTGGAGTTACGCGAGAAATTTCTCTTTACATTGGAATGGCTACTGGCGGTAACAGAACGCTACACTGGCCATGTTCAATTCGGTCTTATCCATATCGATTTTGTAAATCCCAGGGTGCTCGGTGACGCATTCGGCGCACAAGAAGCGTCGAAAAAACTTGATGAGGTTTTGCATTGCTTAAGCAAATCCTTCCGCAAGACTGATTTGGTAATGCGTGACGGGGTTGATTTCTGGATTCTGGTGCCTTATACGGCGGCCGACGGGAGGCTTGCCGAGAAAGTCAAGGACATCATCGAAATCGCATCGCAAAGTGGCCTTCATCTCGTAGAACGTGATATTTCCATTTTCTCATTGCCCTTTAATAAACGTGAACTGGAGCAAAACTGCTCCGCCACGGAATTTCTCGCACACCTCAAGAAAAATCATATTGCGCTCGCGAATCACGTCATTTCGCTACCGCCAGGGTCAACCTTTAGTACAATGGCCAAGGCGAGAGCTTGA
- the grxD gene encoding Grx4 family monothiol glutaredoxin — MGVQELIRETVTSKPVVLFMKGTPQFPQCGFSSKVVQMLKASGVKDFAAVNVLANEEVRQGIKEYANWPTVPQLYVNGEFIGGCDIVSEMYASGELKKLLEPVLQQAA, encoded by the coding sequence ATGGGCGTGCAAGAGTTGATTCGCGAGACTGTGACCTCCAAACCGGTCGTGCTGTTCATGAAAGGTACTCCACAGTTTCCGCAATGCGGTTTTTCATCCAAAGTAGTGCAGATGTTGAAAGCATCGGGCGTCAAGGATTTTGCGGCCGTGAATGTGCTTGCCAACGAAGAGGTTCGCCAAGGCATCAAGGAGTATGCGAATTGGCCGACGGTTCCGCAGCTTTATGTCAACGGCGAATTCATCGGCGGCTGCGACATTGTCAGCGAAATGTATGCTTCCGGCGAATTGAAGAAATTGCTGGAGCCGGTACTACAGCAAGCTGCTTGA
- a CDS encoding YceI family protein: protein MKKLFSTIALSAALITSVAPAFAAPVTYNLDPSHTYPSFEADHMGGLSTWRGKFTRSSGTVVLDVENKTGTVEVNIDTGSIDFGMAKLNEHAKSEEMFDVAKYPTATYKGRFTKFDGNKPAVIVGDLTLHGVTKPVTLQINQFLCKPHPMLKKEACGADALATLNRKDFGIAYGEGYGFKMDVTLRIQVEGLRAD from the coding sequence ATGAAAAAACTGTTTTCCACAATTGCACTGTCCGCGGCATTGATTACATCGGTTGCACCCGCTTTCGCCGCACCCGTCACCTATAACCTCGATCCAAGCCACACCTACCCGAGTTTTGAAGCCGACCACATGGGCGGTCTGTCGACCTGGCGCGGCAAATTCACCCGCAGCTCCGGTACCGTCGTTCTGGATGTTGAGAATAAGACCGGTACGGTCGAAGTCAACATCGATACGGGCTCCATTGATTTCGGCATGGCGAAGCTGAACGAGCACGCCAAGTCAGAGGAAATGTTTGATGTGGCCAAGTATCCGACCGCTACCTACAAGGGCAGGTTTACGAAGTTCGATGGTAACAAGCCCGCTGTCATTGTAGGGGATCTGACCCTGCATGGCGTCACCAAGCCGGTCACGCTACAGATCAATCAGTTCCTCTGCAAACCGCATCCCATGCTCAAGAAGGAAGCCTGTGGCGCCGATGCGCTGGCTACCCTCAATCGCAAGGATTTCGGCATTGCCTATGGCGAGGGGTACGGCTTCAAGATGGATGTCACCTTGCGTATCCAGGTGGAAGGATTACGCGCAGACTAA
- a CDS encoding YceI family protein has protein sequence MKSLLAFMAAAAIACGADAAELNQVAAEKSHITFVGKQMGVAVDGSFKKFDAQISIDPARPEAGKARVDVDLASIDAGSNEATTEVKGKNWLNIAIFPKASFLASSVKPLGAGRYEARGTLSIKGISRNTVISFSIRNEGPGSWLEGGFVLPRLQFKIGEGEWADTSTVADDIQVKFKLFLFPKK, from the coding sequence ATGAAATCGTTATTGGCCTTTATGGCGGCGGCCGCGATTGCCTGCGGCGCAGATGCCGCTGAGTTGAATCAGGTGGCGGCGGAGAAAAGCCACATCACGTTCGTCGGCAAGCAGATGGGCGTAGCGGTGGACGGAAGTTTCAAAAAGTTCGATGCCCAGATATCGATTGACCCGGCACGGCCGGAGGCCGGCAAGGCGCGGGTGGACGTCGATCTGGCGAGCATCGATGCCGGCAGCAACGAAGCCACGACTGAGGTAAAAGGAAAGAATTGGCTGAACATAGCCATCTTTCCCAAGGCCAGCTTCCTCGCCAGCAGTGTCAAGCCGCTCGGCGCGGGCCGTTATGAAGCCCGCGGTACGCTGAGCATCAAAGGCATCAGCCGGAATACCGTAATTTCGTTTTCGATCCGCAATGAAGGCCCCGGTAGCTGGCTGGAAGGCGGATTTGTTTTGCCCCGCTTGCAGTTCAAGATCGGCGAAGGCGAATGGGCGGATACGAGTACCGTCGCCGATGATATTCAAGTGAAGTTCAAGCTGTTTCTTTTCCCCAAGAAGTAG
- a CDS encoding cytochrome b has translation MMERYNPVSIALHWLIALLIFGAFPLGLYMADLPLSPQKLQYYSWHKWAGVTIFLLVLIRILWRIGHKPPAPVPMPRWQRQASDAVHYMLYAFMIVIPLSGWLLSSAKGMQTVWFGVLPLPDLVGKNKELGETLHELHEMLNYGMLLLFGLHVAAALKHQFIDKDHLLSRMNPFART, from the coding sequence ATGATGGAACGCTACAACCCGGTTTCGATTGCACTGCACTGGCTGATTGCGCTGCTGATCTTTGGCGCTTTCCCGCTTGGCCTTTACATGGCCGACCTGCCACTATCGCCGCAAAAACTTCAGTATTACTCGTGGCATAAATGGGCCGGCGTGACGATATTTTTGCTTGTTCTGATCCGCATTCTCTGGCGCATTGGCCACAAGCCGCCGGCACCTGTACCGATGCCGCGCTGGCAGCGACAAGCGTCGGATGCCGTGCATTACATGCTGTATGCATTCATGATCGTCATTCCACTGAGCGGCTGGCTGTTGAGTTCGGCCAAAGGGATGCAGACCGTGTGGTTCGGCGTGCTGCCGCTGCCGGATCTGGTGGGCAAGAACAAGGAACTGGGCGAGACGCTGCATGAACTGCACGAAATGCTCAATTACGGCATGCTGCTGCTGTTCGGTCTTCACGTAGCGGCGGCGCTCAAGCACCAATTTATCGACAAGGATCATCTCCTGTCGCGCATGAATCCCTTTGCCAGGACATAG
- a CDS encoding MarR family winged helix-turn-helix transcriptional regulator: MSKTARRAPFLSVLRELTQCYQAFERYSAAHIQTLKLTPPQFDVIATLGNTQGMTFRELGERTLITKGTLTGVVDRLEAKGIVSRESCPEDGRATIVRLTRQGDKIFDRAFPAHISHLREAFGQVCEQELAVLEQGLSSLRKALSAAADNKKENQ; this comes from the coding sequence ATGTCCAAAACTGCCCGTCGGGCTCCGTTTCTTTCCGTCCTGCGCGAACTGACGCAGTGTTACCAGGCTTTCGAGCGTTATTCGGCGGCGCACATCCAGACGCTGAAGCTCACGCCGCCGCAGTTCGACGTCATCGCCACGCTCGGCAACACGCAGGGGATGACCTTCCGCGAATTGGGTGAGCGCACACTGATTACCAAAGGTACCTTGACCGGGGTTGTCGACCGGCTGGAGGCCAAAGGCATCGTGAGCCGCGAGAGTTGCCCGGAAGACGGGCGTGCGACCATCGTGCGCCTGACGCGCCAGGGCGATAAGATATTCGACCGGGCATTCCCGGCGCACATCAGCCATTTGCGCGAAGCTTTCGGGCAGGTTTGCGAACAGGAACTTGCTGTGCTGGAGCAAGGCCTCAGCAGTTTGCGAAAAGCACTCTCGGCCGCGGCCGATAATAAAAAGGAAAACCAATGA
- a CDS encoding DUF2322 family protein codes for MTFADNLKQLPKISHLAAIDLLDAEGNMVATIENKQGQTGSLMVYNHLGQIYGSITPEAAGKGLELYAEHTEDARAHPGKHPNIDRLLAIEAGAGALRVKHRFAT; via the coding sequence ATGACTTTCGCCGACAATCTCAAGCAACTGCCGAAAATTTCGCATCTGGCGGCGATTGATCTGCTCGATGCGGAAGGCAACATGGTCGCCACCATTGAGAACAAACAAGGGCAGACCGGCTCGCTGATGGTGTACAACCATCTCGGTCAGATCTATGGTTCGATCACGCCGGAAGCGGCAGGAAAAGGCCTCGAACTCTATGCCGAGCATACGGAGGATGCGCGTGCCCATCCCGGCAAGCATCCCAACATCGACCGGCTGCTTGCCATTGAAGCCGGCGCAGGGGCCTTGCGCGTCAAACACCGATTCGCCACCTGA